A region of Eubacterium sp. 1001713B170207_170306_E7 DNA encodes the following proteins:
- a CDS encoding YjdF family protein, whose product MVTISSRLTVFFEEPFWVGVYERQSGERLEVCKITFGAEPKDYEIYDFLLRNDHRLRFSPSVIQTAERRRLNPKRMQRAIKKHLQSQGVGTKAQQALKAQHEQQKAMHKSRSREEKERQKLERFEQKQLKKKEKHRGH is encoded by the coding sequence ATGGTCACAATTTCGAGCCGCTTAACGGTATTTTTTGAGGAACCCTTTTGGGTGGGGGTTTATGAGCGCCAGTCGGGTGAACGGCTGGAGGTCTGTAAGATCACCTTTGGCGCGGAGCCAAAGGACTATGAGATTTATGACTTTTTGCTCAGGAACGACCACCGGCTGCGGTTCAGCCCTTCTGTCATTCAGACGGCTGAACGCCGCAGGCTGAACCCCAAGCGCATGCAGCGGGCCATTAAAAAGCATCTTCAGAGCCAGGGGGTGGGCACCAAGGCCCAGCAGGCCCTGAAAGCCCAGCATGAGCAGCAAAAGGCAATGCATAAAAGCCGAAGCCGCGAAGAAAAAGAACGACAGAAGCTTGAGCGTTTTGAACAAAAACAGCTGAAGAAAAAAGAAAAACACCGGGGGCACTAG